One Gigantopelta aegis isolate Gae_Host chromosome 1, Gae_host_genome, whole genome shotgun sequence genomic region harbors:
- the LOC121379123 gene encoding monocarboxylate transporter 12-like translates to MSDNRSEDDFLSETVVVEAAVVVVDDEDEDDEAEDDDDGVPIDRGWAWMTVLALFFNLFILVGYVKALGVLFVEFLEIYQASVTMTTLLMGTMSATYSVASFFTMQVVLVHLDARKTIILGGILTSSGITLSYFADSVVFLICMQGIVLGIGHALVNGPGMILISEYFNKRRGIATAIAICGISVGGSVFPPFVNYLLEEFTLRDTFLILGAINLNIIVGGMLSRPVSFYKKSHARKRLLLGDKPAKSSHTRTKLLMEDTMGESSQAMKKRLLGDKTDECFTGVSKTDRKHSKAVNVIENHSNNNSRLVAKSRDHLTIDKSLQTVPCRKRTSSDSGTDTSKSCQYLLLSSASELGRVSVIDLTSLEHGSSRSLDTALTMNTGHGSSTNPGVGLINRQNDDCTNPVIGLIDRGHAGCTNPGTGLMNREHDDSTNPDISLINGHHVGYVDEKAKHFTTETHTDLSLCQRILQLMMKPFTSLDFSVFRSPLFSVFACAAFFTVQTKSNLTYVPALAIEHGISQSNAALLLTIIGSLDLLSKLAFGWFADLGVIRKHHLQMIGLCISATSSLFVSQYSSFPLMVGYAVIQGIFSGVYRSLYALVLIDFVGKENMGKAYGIIQLIHGSMVAIAHPVIGKMTFLKRFSLGS, encoded by the exons ATGTCGGATAAC AGATCAGAAGACGACTTTCTGAGTGAAACAGTTGTAGTTGAGGCCGCTGTTGTCGTTGTTGACGATGAGGATGAGGATGACGAGGCTGAAGACGACGACGACGGCGTCCCCATTGACCGCGGCTGGGCGTGGATGACCGTGCTGG CACTTTTCTTCAACCTGTTCATATTGGTGGGTTATGTGAAGGCGCTGGGGGTGTTGTTTGTCGAGTTCCTCGAAATCTACCAAGCATCAGTTACCATGACAACACTGCTGATGGGCACCATGTCGGCTACGTATAGTGTAGCGT CTTTCTTTACAATGCAGGTGGTTCTAGTACACTTGGACGCGCGAAAAACTATCATTCTTGGCGGGATTTTGACGTCATCAGGAATAACATTGTCCTACTTTGCGGACAGTGTGGTGTTCCTCATCTGCATGCAAGGCATTGTTCTTG GCATCGGACACGCACTAGTCAACGGTCCTGGGATGATTCTCATTAGCGAGTACTTCAACAAACGTCGAGGTATTGCGACAGCCATCGCCATCTGTGGCATCAGTGTGGGCGGCAGCGTATTCCCGCCATTTGTGAATTACCTCCTCGAAGAGTTCACCCTCAGGGACACGTTCCTGATTCTCGGAGCCATAAACCTCAACATCATAGTGGGCGGCATGCTTTCACGCCCTGTCAGCTTCTACAAGAAATCGCACGCAAGGAAAAGGCTTCTATTAGGAGACAAACCAGCAAAATCTTCACACACAAGGACAAAACTTCTAATGGAAGACACAATGGGAGAATCTTCACAAGCAATGAAAAAACGTCTACTGGGAGATAAAACGGACGAATGTTTCACTGGTGTATCCAAAACCGACAGGAAACATTCAAAAGCAGTAAATGTCATAGAAAACCATTCTAATAATAACTCGCGTCTTGTAGCGAAATCGCGTGATCACCTTACCATTGACAAATCATTACAGACTGTACCTTGCAGGAAGAGAACATCTTCGGACAGTGGGACCGATACGAGCAAATCGTGTCAGTATCTGCTGCTGTCCAGTGCTTCGGAGCTTGGACGTGTGTCTGTTATTGATCTAACGAGTCTGGAACATGGTAGCAGCAGGAGTCTGGATACTGCCTTAACTATGAACACAGGTCATGGCAGCAGTACAAATCCAGGTGTTGGCTTAATAAACAGACAAAATGATGATTGTACGAATCCAGTCATTGGCTTAATAGACAGAGGACATGCTGGTTGTACGAATCCAGGTACTGGTTTAATGAATAGAGAACACGATGACTCTACAAATCCAGATATCAGCTTAATAAATGGACACCATGTTGGCTATGTAGATGAAAAAGCCAAACATTTTACTACAGAAACACATACTGATTTGTCCCTTTGTCAAAGGATTTTGCAACTTATGATGAAACCGTTCACGTCTCTTGATTTCAGTGTCTTCAGGAGCCCACTCTTCTCCGTGTTCGCGTGTGCCGCTTTCTTCACTGTCCAGACAAAATCAAACTTGACGTACGTACCGGCTCTTGCAATAGAACATGGGATTTCACAATCGAACGCTGCACTGTTACTGACAATCATTGGATCACTCGACCTCTTAAGCAAACTGGCTTTCGGGTGGTTTGCAGATCTTGGTGTGATCCGTAAGCACCACCTCCAGATGATCGGTCTCTGCATCAGCGCCACCTCCTCCCTGTTCGTGTCTCAGTACTCCTCCTTCCCTCTCATGGTGGGTTACGCCGTAATCCAGGGAATCTTCAGCGGGGTCTACAGGTCGCTGTATGCACTTGTGCTCATCGACTTCGTGGGAAAAGAGAACATGGGAAAAGCGTATGGAATCATTCAGCTGATTCATGGATCAATGGTCGCCATTGCTCACCCTGTTATAGGTAAGATGACTTTTCTGAAAAGATTCTCACTCGGTAGTTAA